A genome region from Fodinibius salicampi includes the following:
- a CDS encoding 6-bladed beta-propeller, whose translation MKHSQSLLLSILLCFFLIQCSNNSTSEKAEYIQELDSLTVYPADSEPTYEVDLIQEQSFGGSGKPYWMAIAGCAVDDNDRVIIRGLKNDFKTELHVYNPEGTYRTQIGRIGRGPGEYEFISSNFQINTGKIFLHDESIKRLSLFTTDDYSFEKATRLEDWDVRDLDAVRNMKLSGFYARSDGNLLSIFKGYPTGSGRTGNTKFMLVDTDGNALNPEPLIELPSPFYIANDSQGDFMLPVSARIPLPFLGSILYGLTNDDEFYTARTDEFLIKKYDSEGTYQFAFYYPVMGPPFDMESFIERKSGPMLSQYALKNALEEANIEIPESFSVIQDLMVDDKNRIWVSVMVEYPATYEWWMLAESGELLAKIIIPDNETICDIQNGYLYTKYFDSGDSNDTENWESKVVKYSINLTER comes from the coding sequence ATGAAACATTCCCAAAGTTTATTATTGAGTATACTACTATGTTTTTTCCTAATTCAATGTTCCAATAATTCCACATCAGAAAAAGCAGAATATATTCAGGAGCTTGACAGCCTGACGGTATACCCGGCCGACTCGGAGCCGACCTATGAGGTGGATCTTATCCAAGAGCAGTCTTTTGGCGGATCTGGCAAGCCCTATTGGATGGCTATTGCCGGTTGTGCGGTGGATGACAATGACCGGGTGATTATCAGGGGATTGAAAAACGATTTCAAAACCGAGCTTCATGTCTATAATCCCGAGGGGACGTATCGTACGCAAATCGGCCGAATCGGAAGGGGACCCGGTGAATACGAATTCATATCATCAAACTTTCAAATCAATACTGGCAAGATTTTTCTGCATGACGAATCAATCAAACGTCTTAGTCTGTTTACTACCGATGATTACTCATTTGAAAAAGCAACAAGACTTGAGGATTGGGACGTCAGAGACCTTGATGCGGTCCGGAACATGAAATTGAGCGGTTTCTATGCCAGGAGTGACGGCAACCTGTTGTCCATATTCAAGGGGTACCCGACCGGTTCCGGCAGAACCGGGAATACAAAATTTATGCTTGTTGACACGGATGGGAATGCGTTAAACCCTGAGCCGCTGATAGAGTTGCCATCTCCATTTTACATTGCAAATGACAGTCAGGGTGATTTTATGCTTCCGGTTTCAGCAAGAATTCCACTGCCGTTTTTGGGTTCTATACTATATGGACTTACCAATGATGATGAATTCTATACGGCCCGGACCGATGAGTTTTTGATAAAAAAATATGACAGCGAGGGCACCTACCAATTCGCATTTTATTACCCGGTAATGGGTCCTCCCTTCGATATGGAATCCTTTATTGAAAGGAAATCCGGCCCGATGTTGTCTCAATACGCCTTGAAGAATGCATTAGAGGAGGCTAATATTGAGATTCCAGAATCGTTCTCTGTAATACAGGATTTAATGGTGGATGATAAAAACAGGATTTGGGTATCTGTTATGGTCGAATACCCAGCGACCTACGAGTGGTGGATGCTCGCAGAGTCAGGAGAACTCCTCGCAAAGATTATTATTCCCGATAATGAAACGATCTGCGATATTCAAAACGGGTACCTTTACACAAAATATTTTGATTCAGGCGACAGCAATGATACAGAAAACTGGGAAAGCAAAGTTGTCAAATATAGCATTAACCTGACAGAACGATAA
- a CDS encoding 6-bladed beta-propeller, translated as MRRLLGHLPSLLIVSILYVGCSSQPEVGIPDHIKKLDSLTIYSSDEPPTFDMILQRKQTFSENDTLALGTIADVAVDDSNRVFLADADQHTIHVFDADGRYITRFGREGKGPGEFIKFSRNVFTVRDSLLYVWGSELERISVFSLANFSNTATYSLVPRNFDDIDIRGIEMAMQGIDDVRAGDTFLVAFFIPPIFDFDNPGLYYFLVDKEAQFLSGNILELDAPKFFEAGSVFRHPLVAIGVDDRFFTAWTEDFLIKIYGPKGNYQQAFYYPFENTPLNEDTYLDQYTDIPSMHDRIKDMDLPPTWPALDEMLIDDQNRLWISTIVKDLDVYRWWVLEENGKLLARFTWPRNREIEVIKNGYVYTIEVNKKTGLERVVRYEINMR; from the coding sequence ATGAGACGATTATTGGGACACCTTCCATCATTATTAATTGTATCAATTCTATATGTAGGCTGCTCAAGCCAACCGGAAGTTGGAATCCCCGACCATATAAAGAAGCTAGATAGCCTAACCATATACTCGTCCGATGAACCACCAACTTTCGATATGATTCTGCAACGTAAGCAGACCTTCAGTGAGAATGACACATTGGCGCTCGGAACCATAGCAGACGTAGCTGTTGATGATAGCAATCGCGTATTTCTGGCGGATGCCGACCAGCACACAATTCATGTGTTTGATGCGGATGGGAGGTATATTACCCGTTTCGGGCGGGAGGGGAAAGGACCCGGTGAATTTATCAAGTTTTCAAGAAATGTGTTTACCGTAAGGGACAGTCTTTTATATGTCTGGGGCAGTGAGTTAGAAAGAATATCAGTGTTTTCGCTGGCGAACTTCTCCAATACGGCTACGTACAGTCTTGTGCCGCGCAATTTTGATGATATTGATATCCGGGGAATTGAGATGGCTATGCAAGGGATAGATGATGTCAGAGCGGGTGACACATTTCTTGTTGCATTTTTTATTCCTCCTATCTTTGATTTTGATAATCCAGGCTTATACTACTTCCTTGTTGACAAGGAGGCACAGTTTTTATCAGGGAACATTCTTGAACTGGATGCTCCCAAGTTTTTCGAGGCGGGTTCGGTATTCCGGCATCCCCTGGTAGCCATCGGAGTTGACGATCGTTTTTTTACCGCTTGGACCGAGGATTTTCTCATCAAGATATACGGTCCAAAAGGAAACTACCAGCAAGCGTTCTATTATCCATTTGAGAATACGCCACTTAATGAGGATACCTACCTGGATCAATATACCGATATACCGAGCATGCACGACAGGATAAAAGATATGGACTTGCCACCAACCTGGCCTGCTCTGGATGAAATGCTGATTGATGATCAAAATCGGTTATGGATTTCGACTATTGTCAAAGATTTAGACGTGTACCGATGGTGGGTATTGGAGGAGAATGGAAAGTTGCTGGCCCGGTTCACCTGGCCGAGGAACAGAGAGATAGAAGTAATAAAAAATGGATACGTGTATACCATAGAGGTAAACAAAAAGACAGGTTTAGAGAGAGTAGTAAGGTATGAGATCAATATGAGGTAA